The Tepidibacter aestuarii genome contains a region encoding:
- the murB gene encoding UDP-N-acetylmuramate dehydrogenase, with protein sequence MNKKNIYDRLCEIIGEENILVDEPMKNHTSFKIGGPADFLVTPTDENQLKEIIKYIKKENIPYFLMGNGSNLLVRDGGIRGIVVKIAQNYNKFEINENIIKAQSGILLSTLAKHIAKNCYKGFEFASGIPGTLGGAIAMNAGAYGGEMKDVVSSVKVLNQQGEIVEISNEAMEFGYRTSLVTKENLIVLEVTLSLEKGNYEDIKNILDDLTVKRTTKQPLNVPSAGSTFKRPEGYYAGKLIEDSGLKGVRLKGAQVSDKHSGFVINAGGATAQDIIELIEFIKKTVYDKFKVELNEEVKIVGED encoded by the coding sequence ATGAATAAAAAAAATATATATGATAGATTATGTGAAATTATTGGAGAAGAAAATATACTAGTAGATGAACCTATGAAGAATCATACTTCATTTAAAATAGGAGGACCTGCAGACTTTTTAGTTACTCCAACTGATGAAAATCAATTAAAAGAAATTATAAAATATATAAAAAAAGAAAATATACCATACTTTTTAATGGGAAATGGTTCAAATCTTTTGGTTAGAGACGGAGGAATAAGAGGTATAGTTGTTAAAATAGCTCAAAATTATAACAAATTTGAGATAAATGAAAACATTATAAAAGCTCAATCGGGAATACTATTATCAACTCTTGCAAAACATATAGCTAAAAATTGTTATAAGGGATTTGAATTCGCAAGTGGTATACCTGGAACATTAGGTGGAGCTATTGCAATGAACGCGGGCGCCTACGGCGGAGAAATGAAGGATGTAGTAAGCTCTGTGAAAGTATTAAATCAACAAGGAGAAATAGTAGAGATTTCTAATGAAGCGATGGAATTTGGATATAGAACTAGTTTGGTTACTAAGGAAAATTTAATAGTATTAGAGGTTACATTATCTCTTGAAAAGGGTAATTATGAAGATATAAAGAACATACTTGACGATTTAACAGTTAAAAGAACTACTAAACAGCCTCTTAATGTTCCGAGTGCAGGAAGTACATTTAAAAGACCAGAAGGCTATTATGCAGGTAAGCTTATAGAAGATAGTGGTCTAAAGGGAGTTAGATTAAAAGGAGCTCAAGTATCTGATAAGCACAGTGGTTTTGTTATTAATGCAGGAGGTGCGACAGCGCAAGATATAATAGAGCTTATAGAGTTCATTAAGAAGACTGTATATGATAAGTTTAAAGTTGAACTGAATGAGGAGGTTAAAATCGTCGGAGAAGATTAA
- a CDS encoding NUDIX hydrolase produces MREEISAGGVVLFGNAILLLRKYNGDWVLPKGKVEKNEEKDEAALREVLEESGVKGEIVKYLGEIHYTFKENWDENKTVHKTVFWYLMKAKTMNTIPQREEGFVDAKFIHINRVVDLAKYDDEKEIIKVALDEIKKLHLI; encoded by the coding sequence ATGAGAGAAGAGATTAGTGCTGGTGGCGTAGTATTATTTGGAAATGCAATACTTCTCTTAAGAAAATATAACGGAGATTGGGTACTTCCAAAGGGAAAAGTAGAAAAAAATGAGGAAAAAGATGAAGCGGCGTTGAGAGAAGTACTTGAAGAGTCAGGTGTAAAAGGAGAAATTGTCAAATATTTAGGAGAGATTCATTATACTTTTAAAGAAAACTGGGATGAAAATAAAACTGTCCATAAAACTGTTTTTTGGTATCTTATGAAAGCAAAAACTATGAATACTATTCCTCAAAGAGAAGAAGGATTTGTAGATGCTAAATTTATACACATTAATAGAGTTGTAGACCTTGCGAAGTATGATGATGAAAAAGAGATAATTAAGGTTGCACTTGATGAAATAAAGAAATTACATTTGATTTAA
- a CDS encoding formate/nitrite transporter family protein gives MEKRYLTPKEVAQATIKSGVAKANLKSSHMLILGVFAGMFIGFGAYGDIIIMQTLKNIDVGLMKFFGALVFPVGLMLVVMAGAELFTGNNLMTLAVMDKKITLKQMLKNWVLVYTGNFIGSVLLVFVLLKANLFSESAANLSISIAKAKMSLPMGVLFLRAILCNVIVVLSVWMATAAQDVVSKIFACWFPIMLFVLSGYEHSIANMFFIPMGKAFGLSMSWIDIFTVNLLPVTLGNIVGGGLIVPIAYYICYVKKSKEEAKNI, from the coding sequence ATGGAAAAGAGATATTTGACACCTAAAGAAGTAGCTCAGGCCACTATCAAAAGTGGAGTAGCTAAAGCTAATCTTAAATCAAGTCATATGCTAATACTTGGAGTCTTTGCGGGTATGTTTATTGGTTTTGGAGCTTATGGCGACATTATAATAATGCAGACATTAAAAAATATAGACGTAGGTCTAATGAAATTCTTTGGAGCATTAGTATTTCCTGTTGGACTCATGTTAGTAGTTATGGCTGGAGCAGAGCTTTTTACAGGGAATAATCTCATGACTTTAGCTGTGATGGATAAAAAAATAACATTAAAACAAATGTTGAAAAATTGGGTTCTTGTTTATACTGGAAATTTTATAGGGTCGGTATTATTAGTATTTGTTTTATTAAAGGCAAATTTATTTTCTGAATCAGCTGCAAATCTAAGTATTAGCATAGCAAAAGCGAAGATGTCCTTACCAATGGGAGTATTATTTTTAAGAGCAATACTGTGTAATGTAATAGTAGTTTTATCTGTATGGATGGCTACAGCTGCACAAGATGTTGTATCAAAAATATTTGCATGTTGGTTTCCTATAATGCTATTCGTATTATCTGGTTATGAACATAGTATAGCAAATATGTTTTTCATACCAATGGGAAAGGCATTTGGATTATCAATGAGTTGGATTGATATATTTACCGTCAATTTATTGCCTGTAACCTTAGGGAATATAGTTGGAGGTGGGTTAATAGTACCTATCGCTTATTATATTTGTTATGTTAAAAAATCTAAAGAAGAGGCTAAAAATATATAA
- a CDS encoding methyl-accepting chemotaxis protein — protein sequence MKNKRRSISILPKSFKNKMIMILLLSITIPLCILGYMSYSKAYDVLDENLISSSHHTIGLAEKIIDGYFSTIEIQLDMLTDNTNLKRVNELKKEGIDKEAAQHKIDEYLRLNKEKNINIEHSYIVDNSKNLYIYPYVELPDDFDPTTRPWYTGAVKNNGSIAWTDPYIDTDTGQITITASKAIISNNQVIGIVALDVSLNKLSDEISKIKIGKEGYISLNTIEGITIAHKDKSEIGTNNISKLDVWNDIKSKDSGFVEYTYNGVDKFASFSTEHRLNLKILGAMNESELINDTNAIKHFIIYSIIGAVIIGIIVSLLIANSVTRPINALKEVFLKASNGDLTVKSNIKTKDEFEDLGESFNSMIDNIRHLVKDVKDSTDTILTSSSSLAQTTEQTSVATNEIGQAIEQIAMVSSDQARGTQDGLNKVEELAESIAEVVELESNINEITLKTNELSSKGINIVNILDEKSEMTKQSSKVVSEIVFEVDKKSQDIGAITQAITNISEQTNLLALNAAIEAARAGENGRGFAVVAEEVRKLAEQSNEASKEIEELIKGIQEKSREAVNRMEAGNDIIIDQNKAVLDTKNIFAQISDSIELLIKNNEYVVDYTSSMNNKKEGIVVSIQNLAASSEETSASTEEVSASTEEQLASIESVASLTQDLNDLASNLEKSVNNFKID from the coding sequence ATGAAGAATAAAAGACGAAGTATTAGTATTTTACCAAAAAGCTTTAAAAATAAGATGATAATGATATTACTATTATCAATAACGATACCGTTATGTATATTAGGGTATATGAGCTATTCTAAAGCGTATGATGTTTTGGATGAAAATCTTATAAGCTCGAGTCACCACACCATAGGATTAGCAGAAAAAATAATAGATGGATATTTTAGCACTATAGAGATACAACTAGATATGCTTACTGATAATACTAATCTAAAAAGAGTAAATGAACTTAAAAAAGAAGGTATAGATAAAGAGGCAGCACAACATAAGATAGATGAATATTTAAGACTTAATAAAGAAAAAAATATAAATATAGAGCATAGTTATATAGTGGATAACAGCAAGAATTTATATATTTATCCGTATGTAGAATTACCTGATGACTTTGATCCAACTACTAGACCTTGGTATACAGGAGCTGTTAAAAATAATGGAAGTATAGCCTGGACAGATCCATATATAGATACTGATACTGGACAGATTACTATAACTGCATCAAAAGCTATAATATCTAATAATCAAGTTATAGGAATTGTTGCGCTTGATGTATCATTAAACAAGCTATCAGATGAAATAAGTAAGATTAAAATTGGAAAAGAAGGTTATATTTCTTTAAATACTATTGAGGGTATAACTATTGCACATAAAGATAAAAGCGAAATAGGAACAAATAATATAAGTAAGCTAGATGTTTGGAATGATATTAAAAGCAAGGATTCTGGTTTTGTAGAGTATACATATAATGGAGTAGATAAATTTGCATCATTTTCAACAGAGCATAGACTAAATCTTAAAATACTGGGAGCTATGAATGAATCTGAGTTAATCAATGATACTAATGCAATAAAGCACTTTATAATATATTCTATAATAGGAGCTGTAATAATAGGAATAATAGTATCTCTGTTAATTGCAAATAGTGTTACAAGACCTATAAATGCTTTAAAAGAAGTATTTTTAAAGGCTTCGAATGGAGATTTAACTGTAAAATCAAATATAAAAACAAAGGATGAATTTGAAGACCTAGGAGAAAGCTTTAATTCAATGATAGACAATATAAGGCATTTGGTTAAAGACGTAAAAGACTCTACTGATACTATATTAACATCATCATCTTCTCTTGCCCAAACTACTGAGCAAACTAGTGTTGCAACGAATGAGATTGGACAAGCAATAGAGCAAATCGCTATGGTATCTAGTGATCAGGCTAGAGGTACACAAGATGGTTTAAATAAAGTAGAAGAACTTGCAGAAAGTATAGCAGAGGTTGTTGAACTGGAGAGTAATATAAATGAGATAACCTTAAAAACAAATGAACTTAGTAGTAAAGGGATAAATATAGTTAATATATTAGATGAAAAATCAGAAATGACAAAACAATCATCAAAGGTTGTAAGTGAAATAGTTTTTGAGGTTGATAAAAAATCTCAAGACATAGGAGCTATAACGCAGGCTATAACTAATATATCAGAGCAAACTAATCTACTGGCATTAAATGCAGCTATTGAGGCCGCTCGTGCAGGTGAAAACGGAAGAGGATTCGCAGTTGTTGCAGAAGAAGTAAGAAAGCTTGCTGAACAGTCAAATGAAGCATCAAAGGAAATAGAGGAACTTATAAAGGGAATACAAGAAAAATCAAGAGAAGCAGTAAATAGAATGGAAGCTGGAAATGATATAATAATAGATCAAAATAAAGCTGTTTTAGACACTAAAAACATATTTGCACAAATTTCAGATTCTATTGAGCTACTTATCAAAAATAATGAATACGTAGTTGATTATACTAGTTCTATGAACAATAAAAAAGAAGGTATAGTAGTCTCTATACAAAACCTTGCAGCATCATCAGAAGAAACCTCAGCGTCAACTGAAGAAGTATCAGCATCAACTGAAGAACAACTGGCATCTATAGAAAGTGTAGCAAGTTTAACTCAAGATTTAAATGATCTAGCAAGTAACTTAGAGAAATCTGTAAATAACTTTAAAATAGATTAA
- the whiA gene encoding DNA-binding protein WhiA — MSFSSKTKNELVRVSSSKKVCNVAELSGIIRMSGTIKLKGFQKLNLEIATENAAIARKVFKLLKSNFNIHTQIMVKKNRNLKKNNSYILSITSEMGASALLKDLGILNEGNNLIINNSIPNNIMEDNALKKSYIRGAFLGGGSVSDPEKAYHLEFVTNKEQYSIALSKLINSLGFNSKIVMRKSNYVIYLKESEQISDLLNIMGAHSALLDLENVRIVKQMRNNVNRIVNCETANLSKTVNAAIRQIHNIEYIKNTIGLESLPKNLKEIAHMRIEYQDLSLKELGEMLNPPIGKSGVNHRLRKLEKIAEDLKGKGRRI, encoded by the coding sequence ATGTCATTTTCGAGTAAAACTAAGAATGAACTAGTAAGAGTTAGTTCTTCGAAGAAAGTATGCAATGTAGCAGAACTTTCGGGAATAATAAGGATGAGTGGAACTATTAAATTAAAGGGATTTCAAAAGTTAAATCTTGAAATAGCTACCGAAAATGCGGCAATAGCTAGGAAGGTATTTAAACTTTTGAAATCAAACTTTAATATTCACACTCAAATAATGGTAAAGAAAAATAGAAATTTGAAAAAAAATAATAGCTATATACTTAGCATAACTAGTGAGATGGGAGCCAGTGCTTTATTAAAGGACTTAGGTATATTAAACGAGGGTAACAACCTTATTATAAATAATAGTATACCGAACAATATAATGGAGGATAATGCGCTCAAAAAATCTTACATAAGAGGTGCATTTTTAGGAGGAGGATCAGTTAGCGATCCTGAAAAAGCATATCATTTAGAATTTGTGACGAACAAAGAACAGTACAGCATAGCCCTTAGCAAACTGATAAACTCACTTGGATTTAATAGTAAGATAGTTATGAGAAAGAGCAATTATGTTATTTATTTAAAAGAAAGTGAGCAGATATCAGATTTATTAAATATAATGGGAGCCCATAGTGCGCTTCTTGATTTAGAAAATGTTAGGATAGTAAAGCAAATGAGGAACAATGTAAATAGGATTGTTAATTGTGAAACAGCAAATCTAAGCAAAACTGTAAATGCAGCTATAAGGCAAATACACAATATTGAATATATAAAAAATACAATCGGACTTGAATCATTGCCTAAGAACTTAAAAGAAATAGCTCATATGAGAATAGAGTATCAAGACTTGAGCTTAAAAGAATTAGGTGAAATGTTAAATCCACCTATTGGAAAATCTGGAGTTAACCATAGACTTAGAAAATTAGAAAAAATAGCAGAGGATTTAAAAGGGAAGGGTAGGAGAATATGA
- the cysS gene encoding cysteine--tRNA ligase has product MNLRIYNTLTKIKEKFISIEDGKVKMYTCGPTVYNFAHIGNLRTYIFEDILKRVLEYGGYEVKHVMNITDVGHLQSDADTGEDKMKMGAEREHKSVLEVARFYEDAFIKDLKKLNIKPATVVPRATEHIEDIINLIKTLEEKGYTYIANKNVYFSIDMFEGYYKLTNLTSKELQAGSRVDVDPFKRNPLDFVLWFGNSKYENHILQWDSPWGVGFPGWHIECSSMAIKYLGEYMDIHCGGVDHIPVHHTNEIAQSEGALGHKWVNYWMHGEFLILDNGKMSKSKGEFLTLDKLIKRGFDPLVYRYYVLQSKYRKPLTFSYERLEESKKSLTALKYKINSIINNIDEYTSKDEYKIKKYKDEFNKYINDDLNLANGFTVLFNVVKDDDLNSLEKKVLIEDFDKVFGLDFTKINKENKNISESKVNLVEKLLKEREESRKNKDWEKSDKIRKLLLEMDIEILDTRQGTRWNIKE; this is encoded by the coding sequence ATGAACTTAAGAATTTATAATACCTTAACAAAAATAAAGGAAAAATTTATATCTATAGAAGATGGAAAAGTGAAAATGTATACTTGCGGGCCAACTGTATATAATTTTGCTCATATTGGAAATTTAAGAACTTATATATTTGAAGATATATTAAAAAGAGTTCTTGAATATGGAGGATATGAAGTCAAACATGTAATGAATATAACTGATGTAGGACACTTACAATCAGATGCAGATACTGGCGAGGATAAAATGAAAATGGGGGCTGAGAGAGAACATAAAAGTGTATTAGAAGTAGCTAGATTTTATGAAGATGCATTTATTAAAGACTTAAAAAAATTAAATATAAAGCCTGCAACAGTAGTACCTAGAGCTACAGAACATATTGAAGATATTATAAATTTAATAAAGACTCTAGAAGAAAAGGGATATACTTATATAGCTAATAAAAATGTATATTTTTCAATAGATATGTTTGAAGGTTACTATAAACTAACAAATTTAACGTCGAAAGAACTTCAAGCAGGTAGTAGAGTAGATGTAGATCCATTTAAAAGAAATCCACTAGATTTTGTATTATGGTTTGGAAACTCTAAGTATGAAAACCATATATTACAATGGGACTCTCCTTGGGGAGTTGGATTTCCAGGATGGCACATAGAATGCTCATCTATGGCTATAAAGTATTTAGGAGAGTATATGGATATTCATTGTGGAGGTGTAGATCACATACCAGTACATCATACTAATGAAATAGCTCAATCAGAAGGTGCTCTTGGTCATAAATGGGTAAATTACTGGATGCATGGCGAGTTTCTAATATTAGATAATGGAAAAATGTCTAAATCAAAGGGCGAATTTTTAACTTTAGATAAGTTAATAAAAAGAGGATTTGATCCATTAGTGTATAGATATTATGTACTTCAATCTAAATATAGAAAACCTTTAACCTTTAGTTATGAAAGATTAGAAGAATCAAAAAAATCTTTAACAGCTTTAAAATACAAAATAAATTCTATAATCAACAACATAGATGAATACACATCAAAAGATGAATATAAGATCAAAAAATATAAAGATGAATTTAATAAATATATAAATGATGATTTAAATTTAGCTAATGGATTTACTGTATTATTCAATGTTGTAAAAGATGATGATTTAAATAGCTTAGAAAAGAAGGTTTTAATAGAAGATTTTGATAAAGTATTTGGATTGGATTTTACAAAAATTAATAAAGAAAATAAAAATATAAGCGAAAGTAAAGTAAATTTGGTAGAAAAACTCTTGAAAGAAAGAGAAGAATCTAGAAAAAACAAAGATTGGGAGAAATCAGATAAAATAAGAAAGCTCCTATTAGAAATGGATATAGAAATTCTAGACACTAGACAAGGTACTAGATGGAATATTAAGGAATAA
- a CDS encoding gluconeogenesis factor YvcK family protein: MYDLGVWLAVIGIIFLLLATYLNYETIKKRKLLDKAKRGPKVVVIGGGTGQSIFLRGLKKFTNNITAVVTVADDGGGSGVLREDLGMLPPGDIRNCILALANMEPTMEKVMQYRFEEGKLEGQSFGNLFLAAMNGIYGNLEVAVSKVSDIFALTGKVYPVTIEDISLVAELKNGNIARGESRIPDEVRNQDTKIDRIYLEPNKPKPLQGVLDAIEDADIIVIGPGSLYTSIIPNLIVDGVANKIVKSDALKVYISNIMTQPGETDGYDVCDHVNSILKHTKNGIIDLVIANNEKINRDDLIKYENDGSNQVLIDKKQIKQLNSINISVIQTNLVEVRKKYIRHNSEKMGSIIVGLTKKSSCCCLIKNFINKFNS; this comes from the coding sequence ATGTACGATTTAGGAGTATGGCTGGCAGTTATAGGTATAATTTTCTTATTGTTAGCAACTTATTTAAACTATGAAACAATAAAAAAAAGAAAACTTCTAGATAAAGCTAAGAGAGGTCCAAAAGTAGTTGTTATAGGAGGCGGAACGGGTCAATCTATATTCCTTAGAGGACTTAAAAAGTTTACGAATAATATAACGGCTGTAGTAACTGTTGCAGATGATGGAGGTGGATCTGGAGTATTAAGAGAAGACCTTGGAATGCTACCTCCTGGAGATATAAGAAACTGTATATTGGCTCTTGCAAATATGGAGCCAACAATGGAAAAAGTAATGCAGTACAGGTTTGAAGAAGGAAAACTTGAAGGTCAAAGCTTTGGAAACTTATTTTTAGCTGCTATGAATGGAATATATGGAAATTTAGAAGTTGCAGTATCTAAAGTATCAGATATATTCGCGTTAACAGGAAAAGTATATCCTGTAACAATAGAAGATATAAGTCTAGTAGCTGAACTTAAAAATGGAAATATAGCAAGAGGTGAATCAAGAATACCTGATGAAGTGAGAAACCAAGACACCAAGATTGATAGAATATATTTAGAACCTAATAAACCTAAGCCATTACAAGGGGTTTTAGATGCTATAGAAGATGCGGATATAATTGTAATAGGTCCTGGCAGCTTATATACTAGTATAATACCAAATTTAATAGTGGATGGTGTTGCAAATAAAATAGTAAAAAGTGATGCTCTTAAGGTTTATATATCTAATATAATGACTCAACCAGGAGAGACTGACGGTTACGATGTATGTGATCATGTAAATTCCATACTCAAGCACACTAAGAATGGAATAATAGATTTGGTCATAGCTAATAATGAAAAAATAAATAGAGATGATCTAATAAAGTATGAAAATGATGGATCGAATCAAGTATTAATAGATAAAAAACAAATAAAGCAATTAAATTCTATAAACATTTCGGTTATACAAACTAATCTTGTTGAGGTTAGAAAAAAGTATATAAGACATAACTCTGAAAAAATGGGTAGCATTATAGTAGGTTTGACTAAAAAGAGCAGCTGTTGTTGTTTGATCAAAAATTTTATTAATAAATTTAACTCCTAA
- the rapZ gene encoding RNase adapter RapZ, which yields MKFIIVTGLSGAGKSEAMKALEDIGFYCVDNLPPTLISKFAEICYQSKGAIEKIALGIDIRGRSFFNDLNESLEMLKKFGYEYEILFLDCSDNTLVKRYKTTRRNHPLSSNTDIVEGIKKEREILKELKERSNNIINTSNMKPRDLKEEINKTYTNGDISSNLIISVTSFGFKHGIPMDADLVFDVRFLPNPYYIEELREKTGDEIVVREYVMKSDISIQFFEKLVDMIDFLIPQYIKEGKNHLVIAIGCTGGRHRSVTISNLLYDFLKEKNYSVLKKHRDHTLR from the coding sequence TTGAAATTTATAATAGTAACGGGTCTATCAGGGGCAGGAAAAAGTGAAGCTATGAAGGCTTTAGAAGATATAGGTTTTTACTGTGTAGATAATCTACCACCTACTCTTATATCAAAGTTTGCAGAGATATGCTATCAGTCAAAGGGAGCTATTGAAAAAATAGCTCTCGGTATAGACATAAGAGGAAGAAGCTTTTTTAATGATTTAAATGAAAGTCTGGAAATGCTTAAGAAATTTGGATATGAATATGAAATACTGTTTTTAGATTGTAGCGATAACACTCTTGTCAAAAGATATAAGACGACAAGAAGAAACCATCCTCTATCATCTAATACAGATATAGTAGAGGGTATAAAAAAAGAAAGAGAAATTTTGAAAGAACTAAAAGAGAGATCAAATAATATAATAAATACTAGCAACATGAAGCCAAGGGATTTAAAAGAGGAGATAAACAAAACTTATACAAATGGAGATATAAGCTCTAACTTAATAATATCTGTAACTTCATTTGGGTTTAAACACGGAATTCCAATGGATGCAGATTTAGTATTTGATGTTAGATTTTTGCCAAATCCATACTATATAGAAGAACTAAGAGAAAAAACTGGTGATGAAATAGTAGTTAGAGAATATGTTATGAAATCTGATATAAGTATACAGTTTTTTGAAAAATTAGTAGATATGATAGATTTTTTAATACCTCAATATATAAAAGAAGGTAAAAATCATTTGGTTATAGCTATAGGCTGTACAGGTGGTAGACATAGATCTGTCACAATATCTAATTTATTGTATGATTTTCTTAAAGAAAAAAACTACAGTGTGCTTAAAAAACATAGAGATCATACACTGAGATAA
- a CDS encoding HPr family phosphocarrier protein has protein sequence MIKKEFEIFNKVGLHARPAALFVQTASKFKSQISIEKDNKTVNGKSIMGVLTLGASSGDKVMIIIDGSDEDEAIKAIEEFFNEKLKNL, from the coding sequence ATGATAAAAAAAGAGTTTGAAATTTTTAATAAAGTAGGACTTCATGCAAGACCAGCAGCTTTATTCGTTCAAACAGCTAGTAAATTCAAATCTCAAATATCTATTGAGAAGGACAACAAAACAGTAAATGGAAAATCTATAATGGGAGTTCTTACACTAGGAGCATCATCTGGAGATAAGGTGATGATTATTATAGATGGGTCTGATGAGGATGAGGCTATTAAAGCTATTGAAGAGTTTTTTAATGAAAAATTGAAGAATTTATAG
- a CDS encoding PHP domain-containing protein — MNIIADYHTHTVYSHGKGTVEDNVKEAINKGLKTIGISDHGYKHMGFGIKYKDIKKMRDEIDELNEKYKNVNILMGIEANILDNEGNIDVDDNIRQYLDYIMAGYHFGSTPTKLIKGSINHIINYTGLFKKSAIEYNTRAVINAMNKNDIFIITHPGAKASVDLLEIAKEAKKTNTILEVNSKHGHLTVEELKLLKNSGIKFALGSDAHHPKDVGNFTNGIDRIKQAGIDISRVINIDGR; from the coding sequence ATGAATATTATAGCTGATTATCACACTCATACGGTGTATAGCCATGGAAAAGGAACGGTAGAAGACAATGTAAAGGAAGCTATAAATAAAGGTCTTAAGACAATTGGAATATCAGATCATGGATATAAACATATGGGATTTGGCATAAAATATAAAGATATAAAGAAAATGAGAGATGAAATAGACGAACTAAACGAAAAATACAAGAATGTAAATATACTAATGGGTATAGAAGCTAATATACTAGACAATGAAGGTAATATAGATGTAGACGATAATATAAGACAATATTTAGATTATATTATGGCAGGATATCATTTTGGATCAACTCCAACAAAATTGATAAAGGGGAGTATAAATCATATTATTAATTATACAGGACTATTTAAAAAATCAGCAATTGAGTATAATACAAGAGCTGTTATTAATGCTATGAATAAAAATGATATATTTATAATAACTCATCCAGGAGCAAAAGCGAGCGTCGATCTTTTAGAAATAGCTAAAGAAGCAAAAAAGACCAATACAATACTGGAGGTAAACTCAAAGCATGGACATTTAACGGTCGAAGAGTTAAAGCTTTTAAAAAACAGCGGAATCAAATTTGCACTAGGATCTGATGCTCATCATCCTAAAGATGTTGGAAATTTTACAAATGGTATAGATAGGATAAAACAAGCTGGTATAGATATAAGTCGTGTTATAAATATAGACGGGAGATGA
- a CDS encoding formate/nitrite transporter family protein — protein MNNKNYLTPYEIASYTIDTGIKKVSKKYCIQFLLGILAGVFIAFAAEGSNVSAYGLWAKPETYGLGKAMAGALFGTGLMMVLIAGADLFTGNTLIIMAVLEKKVKLKDMLTNWTLVYLGNFVGSLLVAYMIVKSGQLHMGGNMLAGATIKIASYKVSLSFTNAFFLGIMCNWLVCIAVWLAYSAKDITGKILGVFFPIWLFITSGFEHSVANMYYIAAGILAKSNPHYAHASHLSEEALNALNWKSFIINNLVPVTLGNIIGGAVFVGVAYWFIYVRKDSKTQKSSI, from the coding sequence ATGAATAATAAAAATTATCTAACACCGTATGAGATAGCCTCTTATACTATTGATACGGGAATTAAAAAAGTAAGTAAAAAATATTGCATTCAATTTTTATTAGGTATATTAGCAGGAGTATTCATAGCATTCGCTGCTGAAGGATCTAACGTCTCAGCTTATGGACTTTGGGCAAAGCCTGAAACTTATGGACTTGGAAAGGCCATGGCAGGTGCTTTATTCGGAACTGGTCTTATGATGGTTCTTATAGCAGGAGCTGATCTTTTCACAGGTAATACACTTATAATAATGGCCGTTCTTGAAAAGAAAGTTAAATTAAAAGATATGCTTACAAATTGGACTTTAGTTTATTTAGGAAATTTTGTAGGATCACTTTTAGTTGCATATATGATTGTTAAGTCTGGACAACTTCATATGGGAGGTAATATGTTAGCTGGTGCGACTATAAAAATAGCATCTTATAAAGTATCTTTATCTTTTACAAATGCATTTTTCTTAGGAATTATGTGTAACTGGCTTGTATGCATTGCAGTATGGCTTGCTTATTCTGCTAAAGATATAACAGGTAAAATATTAGGAGTATTCTTCCCTATATGGTTATTCATAACCTCAGGATTTGAACATAGCGTAGCTAATATGTATTATATAGCAGCTGGAATACTTGCAAAATCAAATCCTCACTATGCACACGCCTCTCACCTGTCAGAAGAAGCATTAAATGCACTTAACTGGAAAAGTTTCATAATAAACAACTTAGTTCCAGTAACTTTAGGAAATATAATTGGAGGAGCTGTCTTTGTAGGAGTTGCATATTGGTTTATATACGTAAGAAAAGACAGCAAAACACAAAAGTCGTCTATATAA